In the Gymnogyps californianus isolate 813 chromosome 3, ASM1813914v2, whole genome shotgun sequence genome, one interval contains:
- the TMEM63A gene encoding CSC1-like protein 1 isoform X2: MNPFFFLGFGHSHLVYFWNRSIPFNSTNETYCYSTAQGSTVLQGVTFGGIPTVLLLDILILLFSIIRKRFWDYGRVALVSEAESESRYNRLSTSSSVPEDLEYDSGFCSWMTAAFRMHDDEIHERCGEDAIHYLAFQRHIICLLIAVSILSVCVILPVNLSGDLLDKDPYSFGRTTIVNLQTGNNLLWLHTVFAVVYLILTVVFMRHHMKYVTYKEENIVKCTLFITGLPKNAKEETIQGHFTTAYPTCTVLEVQLCYDVAKLINLFKKRKQAEKSLTYYEHLHQKYGKRVQINPKPCGQFCCCEMRGCEREDAVDYYTKVRNELMEEYSKEEQAVHNNPLGMAFVTFQEKSMATYILKDFNACKCQSIKCKGEPQPSSYSRELCVSKWEVTYAPYPENICWKNLSVHGLKWWFRWACINLLLFIVLFFLTTPSIIISTMDKFNVTKPIHYLNNPIISQFFPTLLLWSFSALLPTIVYYSTLLESHWTKSAENRIMMHKVYIFLIFMVLILPSLGLTSLDFFFRWLFDRESSDSAVRLECVFLPDQGAFFVNYVIASAFIGNGMELLRLPGLILYTIRMIMAKSTAERKNIKQQQAFEYEFGAMYAWMLCVFTVIMAYSITCPIIVPFGLIYILLKHMVDRYNLYYAYLPAKLEKKMHFAAVNQALAAPILCLFWLYFFSFLRLGFKAPTTMFTFLVVNITIVICLAYTCFGCFKYLSPLNYKIEDTQGERGNDTDVQTIPTSSMYVPRVLHPRSTERTMLAHKEQQSYGTMDNTYSQAEGIISYSAGPAVIEQARGSL; the protein is encoded by the exons atgaaccctttcttttttctgggttttggaCATTCTCATCTAGTCTACTTCTGGAATAGAAGTATACCTTTCAACTCAACAAATGAGACGTACTGCTACAGCACTGCCCAGGGCAGCACGGTGCTCCAAGGAGTAACTTTCGGTGGAATCCCAACTGTCCTGCTGCTTGAT attttAATATTATTGTTTTCCATTATAAGAAAGAGATTCTGGGACTACGGTCGTGTTGCTCTGGTGTCAGAAGCTGAAAG tgAATCAAGATACAACCGATTGTCAACGTCTTCATCAGTACCTGAAGATCTTGAATATGATAGC GGCTTTTGTTCCTGGATGACAGCTGCTTTTCGGATGCA CGATGACGAGATTCATGAGAGATGTGGTGAAGATGCCATACATTACCTTGCCTTCCAGCGTCACATCATCTGTTTGTTGATTGCTGTCAGcattttgtctgtgtgtgtcatATTGCCTGTCAACCTATCAGGTGATCTACTtg ATAAAGATCCCTATAGTTTTGGAAGAACAACTATAGTAAATTTACAAACTGG TAATAATCTTCTTTGGCTGCACACggtttttgctgttgtttaccTGATTCTGACTGTTGTCTTCATGAGACATCACATGAAGTATGTCacatataaagaagaaaacata GTTAAATGCACATTGTTTATAACTGGTCttccaaaaaatgcaaaagaagagaCAATACAAGGCCATTTCAC AACTGCCTACCCAACCTGCACTGTGCTGGAGGTCCAGCTGTGTTATGATGTAGCCAAGCTTATTAATCTCTTCAAAAAAAG aaaacaggcagaaaaaagccTGACTTACTATGAACACCTGCATCAGAAGTATGGCAAGCGGGTCCAAATCAACCCTAAGCCATGTGGTCAGTTCTGCTGTTGTGAAATGAGAGGATGTGAAAGG GAAGATGCTGTAGATTATTATACCAAAGTTAGAAATGAACTGATGGAAGAATATTCAAAAGAGGAACAAGCTGTTCATAATAACCCACTGGGAATGGCTTTTGTAACATTTCAAGAGAAATCCATGGCAACCTA tATCCTTAAGGACTTCAATGCCTGCAAATGTCAGAGTATTAAGTGTAAAGGAGAACCCCAGCCATCGTCCTACAGCAGGGAGCTGTGCGTATCAAAGTGGGAGGTTACATACGCTCCTTATCCTGAGAATATTTGTTG gaAAAATCTTTCAGTGCATGGACTGAAATGGTGGTTTAGATGGGCTTGCattaatttgcttctttttattgtgctgttttttcttactACTCCTTCCATAATCATCTCAACCATGGACAAGTTCAATGTCACTAAACCTATTCACTACCTTAAT AATCCCATCATCAGTCAGTTTTTCCCAACGCTCTTGCTGTGGTCCTTCTCAGCTTTGCTACCAACAATTGTCTATTACTCAACTTTGCTGGAGTCTCACTGGACAAA ATCTGCAGAGAACAGAATAATGATGCATAAAGTCTACATATTTTTGATCTTCATGGTATTGATTCTGCCCTCCCTTGGTCTGACCAG ccttgacttttttttccgTTGGCTGTTTGACAGAGAATCGTCTGATTCTGCAGTTAGGCTGGA ATGTGTCTTTTTGCCTGACCAGGGAGCCTTCTTTGTGAACTATGTGATTGCCTCTGCTTTCATTGGCAATGGGATGGAGCTGCTGCGCCTGCCTGGCCTCATCCTTTACACTATACGCATGATAATGGCCAAGTCCACAGCAGAAcggaaaaatattaaacag CAACAAGCATTTGAATATGAATTTGGAGCAATGTATGCCTGGATGTTGTGTGTGTTCACTGTCATCATGGCCTATAGCATTACGTGTCCCATCATTGTCCCATTTG gttTAATATACATACTCCTGAAGCACATGGTTGACCGTTATAACCTTTACTATGCATATCTCCCTGCCAAGCTGGAGAAGAAGATGCACTTCGCAGCTGTGAATCAGGCCCTCGCAGCTCCaattctctgccttttctggctctattttttctcatttttgcgGCTAG GCTTTAAAGCACCTACAACCATGTTTACCTTCCTAGTTGTCAACATCACAATTGTTATTTGCTTGGCTTATACTTGTTTTGGCTGTTTCAAGTACCTGAGCCCACTGAATTATAAG ATAGAAGACACGCAAGGTGAAAGAGGAAACGACACAGACGTACAAACCATCCCAACATCTTCT ATGTACGTCCCCCGAGTTTTGCATCCTCGTTCTACAGAAAGGACGATGCTTGCCCATAAGGAGCAGCAATCGTATGGCACCATGGACAACACTTACTCACAGGCAGAAGGAATCATAAGCTATTCTGCTGGACCTGCAGTTATTGAGCAGGCAAGAGGTTCGCTTTGA
- the TMEM63A gene encoding CSC1-like protein 1 isoform X1 yields MNPFFFLGFGHSHLVYFWNRSIPFNSTNETYCYSTAQGSTVLQGVTFGGIPTVLLLDVTFFFILILLFSIIRKRFWDYGRVALVSEAESESRYNRLSTSSSVPEDLEYDSGFCSWMTAAFRMHDDEIHERCGEDAIHYLAFQRHIICLLIAVSILSVCVILPVNLSGDLLDKDPYSFGRTTIVNLQTGNNLLWLHTVFAVVYLILTVVFMRHHMKYVTYKEENIVKCTLFITGLPKNAKEETIQGHFTTAYPTCTVLEVQLCYDVAKLINLFKKRKQAEKSLTYYEHLHQKYGKRVQINPKPCGQFCCCEMRGCEREDAVDYYTKVRNELMEEYSKEEQAVHNNPLGMAFVTFQEKSMATYILKDFNACKCQSIKCKGEPQPSSYSRELCVSKWEVTYAPYPENICWKNLSVHGLKWWFRWACINLLLFIVLFFLTTPSIIISTMDKFNVTKPIHYLNNPIISQFFPTLLLWSFSALLPTIVYYSTLLESHWTKSAENRIMMHKVYIFLIFMVLILPSLGLTSLDFFFRWLFDRESSDSAVRLECVFLPDQGAFFVNYVIASAFIGNGMELLRLPGLILYTIRMIMAKSTAERKNIKQQQAFEYEFGAMYAWMLCVFTVIMAYSITCPIIVPFGLIYILLKHMVDRYNLYYAYLPAKLEKKMHFAAVNQALAAPILCLFWLYFFSFLRLGFKAPTTMFTFLVVNITIVICLAYTCFGCFKYLSPLNYKIEDTQGERGNDTDVQTIPTSSMYVPRVLHPRSTERTMLAHKEQQSYGTMDNTYSQAEGIISYSAGPAVIEQARGSL; encoded by the exons atgaaccctttcttttttctgggttttggaCATTCTCATCTAGTCTACTTCTGGAATAGAAGTATACCTTTCAACTCAACAAATGAGACGTACTGCTACAGCACTGCCCAGGGCAGCACGGTGCTCCAAGGAGTAACTTTCGGTGGAATCCCAACTGTCCTGCTGCTTGATGTAACCTTCTTTTTT attttAATATTATTGTTTTCCATTATAAGAAAGAGATTCTGGGACTACGGTCGTGTTGCTCTGGTGTCAGAAGCTGAAAG tgAATCAAGATACAACCGATTGTCAACGTCTTCATCAGTACCTGAAGATCTTGAATATGATAGC GGCTTTTGTTCCTGGATGACAGCTGCTTTTCGGATGCA CGATGACGAGATTCATGAGAGATGTGGTGAAGATGCCATACATTACCTTGCCTTCCAGCGTCACATCATCTGTTTGTTGATTGCTGTCAGcattttgtctgtgtgtgtcatATTGCCTGTCAACCTATCAGGTGATCTACTtg ATAAAGATCCCTATAGTTTTGGAAGAACAACTATAGTAAATTTACAAACTGG TAATAATCTTCTTTGGCTGCACACggtttttgctgttgtttaccTGATTCTGACTGTTGTCTTCATGAGACATCACATGAAGTATGTCacatataaagaagaaaacata GTTAAATGCACATTGTTTATAACTGGTCttccaaaaaatgcaaaagaagagaCAATACAAGGCCATTTCAC AACTGCCTACCCAACCTGCACTGTGCTGGAGGTCCAGCTGTGTTATGATGTAGCCAAGCTTATTAATCTCTTCAAAAAAAG aaaacaggcagaaaaaagccTGACTTACTATGAACACCTGCATCAGAAGTATGGCAAGCGGGTCCAAATCAACCCTAAGCCATGTGGTCAGTTCTGCTGTTGTGAAATGAGAGGATGTGAAAGG GAAGATGCTGTAGATTATTATACCAAAGTTAGAAATGAACTGATGGAAGAATATTCAAAAGAGGAACAAGCTGTTCATAATAACCCACTGGGAATGGCTTTTGTAACATTTCAAGAGAAATCCATGGCAACCTA tATCCTTAAGGACTTCAATGCCTGCAAATGTCAGAGTATTAAGTGTAAAGGAGAACCCCAGCCATCGTCCTACAGCAGGGAGCTGTGCGTATCAAAGTGGGAGGTTACATACGCTCCTTATCCTGAGAATATTTGTTG gaAAAATCTTTCAGTGCATGGACTGAAATGGTGGTTTAGATGGGCTTGCattaatttgcttctttttattgtgctgttttttcttactACTCCTTCCATAATCATCTCAACCATGGACAAGTTCAATGTCACTAAACCTATTCACTACCTTAAT AATCCCATCATCAGTCAGTTTTTCCCAACGCTCTTGCTGTGGTCCTTCTCAGCTTTGCTACCAACAATTGTCTATTACTCAACTTTGCTGGAGTCTCACTGGACAAA ATCTGCAGAGAACAGAATAATGATGCATAAAGTCTACATATTTTTGATCTTCATGGTATTGATTCTGCCCTCCCTTGGTCTGACCAG ccttgacttttttttccgTTGGCTGTTTGACAGAGAATCGTCTGATTCTGCAGTTAGGCTGGA ATGTGTCTTTTTGCCTGACCAGGGAGCCTTCTTTGTGAACTATGTGATTGCCTCTGCTTTCATTGGCAATGGGATGGAGCTGCTGCGCCTGCCTGGCCTCATCCTTTACACTATACGCATGATAATGGCCAAGTCCACAGCAGAAcggaaaaatattaaacag CAACAAGCATTTGAATATGAATTTGGAGCAATGTATGCCTGGATGTTGTGTGTGTTCACTGTCATCATGGCCTATAGCATTACGTGTCCCATCATTGTCCCATTTG gttTAATATACATACTCCTGAAGCACATGGTTGACCGTTATAACCTTTACTATGCATATCTCCCTGCCAAGCTGGAGAAGAAGATGCACTTCGCAGCTGTGAATCAGGCCCTCGCAGCTCCaattctctgccttttctggctctattttttctcatttttgcgGCTAG GCTTTAAAGCACCTACAACCATGTTTACCTTCCTAGTTGTCAACATCACAATTGTTATTTGCTTGGCTTATACTTGTTTTGGCTGTTTCAAGTACCTGAGCCCACTGAATTATAAG ATAGAAGACACGCAAGGTGAAAGAGGAAACGACACAGACGTACAAACCATCCCAACATCTTCT ATGTACGTCCCCCGAGTTTTGCATCCTCGTTCTACAGAAAGGACGATGCTTGCCCATAAGGAGCAGCAATCGTATGGCACCATGGACAACACTTACTCACAGGCAGAAGGAATCATAAGCTATTCTGCTGGACCTGCAGTTATTGAGCAGGCAAGAGGTTCGCTTTGA